One Drosophila ananassae strain 14024-0371.13 chromosome XR, ASM1763931v2, whole genome shotgun sequence genomic window, ttagtGCGCTTGCATGTGTATAAACATCATCATTATATAGATGCTTGATCTGTCACTTGATTTCCattcaatttccatttaatttcGCTTTTCAAACGCTGTTTTAGTCGCAACCTTCAACTTAAAGTTCAAGCGGCAAGTTCATGTGACGTCAGAGGAGCCACAGgtggtttttgttgttgtttccgtCAGATCCAATACCAGAGCCAATTTATACGCCATCTGATTCTTGGCTCTGACTCTAGGCTCAAAGCCGAGAACTCCCCGAGAACCCCCAGAACCAGTTTTATGGCCAAAACCACCGCCCCCCCCCACCTCGGCAGTTGGCGCGTTTTGTTCGCGTCTTGGCCGCGACTCTTGGCGTCCATATCCGTCCATTATACTTATAAAGTTCGATTCAGTAGCAACCGGAGCGCCAAACGAGGCGGTCAACTTGGCTCAAGCCCCTCACTCGACTCTATCGCTATTATTGGCCAGATCAAGCGCGAACTCCCcccctttttgtttttttttgtttttttcgagtttgcgagtttttcaccaaaaaaatcaaaagaaatgACAATTTATGGACTGTTAGTGCAGATCATAATTATTTGTAATTAAAAGCTAAAGAGTCCCCATCCCAGAGTCCCCACCAAGCAGCAGAAACATGGCTCCGCCCCAAGAACAACAGGAGGATGATTTTATCACCAAGGTGAGTTCgtagaaaattaaatatttgattgGTTTTTAAAATgagaataaatttaaaattattcaagTATTCTAAGAAATTATACAGGTTTTTGAAAAGTTTGTTGtaacaaaaaaacttaaagttCAAATCTTAAAATGTATTCTTTTaatatgttaaaaataaaatctaacAATGAAATCTCACATTCAGGtgttaaataaaattacttaaataaaacatttaaatataaaacttACGGGGTATATAGCTGGGAATAACATTAAAgtaaaaagctaaaaaataaataatttatactcattttaatgtatatttttaatgtttcTAAAATGCAGGAATTTGTAGTGACTACTGTAGTGGcacttaaataatatttccaGGAAATTCTTTGTCCCATATTATGCCATTTTAGCcttctatattatttttttactcTATATAGATAGATTTTAGCGGAAATTCGCTAATAAACCCGGGCAGAGCATCCGATGCTAGGCAGAAAACCCCAACCAAGTTGAAAACTTAGCATTGATCTGTCGGATTGCTAATTATTCCATTTGAAGAGTTGAAACTGAGCTTCTAGGGCACGGTCAAGGTTTTCTGGTTAGGACTTTTtgttaaaatctaaaaaaaacataaaaacagcaacagaaatggggaaataaaaatctataaatcaAATTGTTGGCACGGAAGTTGAGTTTCAGGCCAAAAATAACCAGTTGCTGGCAACAAAAAGGgctaaatattttactttttggTTTACAACATTTTTTAGGGGGTTTGCTAATTGATCTGCTCtctatataattataaaaacaaacagagCTGGTGTAACTGAACTGAAAAAGGGTAAATATACTGACGATTGTGAATCAAATGTTAGTCAAGGTGCTTTCGACCTCTCACTCCCAGAAACAGAAAACTGGAACttgaatttcaataaaataaaataattaattaggATTTAAAGGGTATATTTTGTCTATAATTTCTAGTTTTTAAGAAAAGTGTGTTACCAATTAGCTTGTCAattactatttatttattatttattagcatttgcatccattttttttagccaCTAATTGGCTCTATAAGGTTGGCTTTAATTAAGGTCCACTGATCTCTGATATGTCCAGCCTTTAATTTATCCAAAAATCTTTCACtttcttggccaaaaataatGGCCAACACCTGGtcaagtttttagttttttttttgggggggatTTGGGAGATTTCGAAACCAGTAgctgttggccaaaaacattgaAATATGGGCTTAGTTAGGTCGACCGCCTCCTGCCATTCTCgctaaataataaacaattgtCTGTAATGTTTCTGTATCCACAAGATACTCGTACTATGGCGACTGGATCTGTGACTGCCTACTTTGAATCTAGGTATCTGAATATCTGTGTATCTTTGAATCTAAGTATCTTTGTGCCTTTGCGCTCTAGTATCTTAATTATTAGCCAAGTCAGCGTTGCGGAACGCTCAACTTTTTAAGGGGCTAGGTTAAAAAATAAGCAACAAGTTGGGAcagcaaattaaaaaaattacttcAAATAAattgatattaaaaataaaatattatatgcgttataaacaaaaactcaaATTTGACTTCTTCTTCCTCAAACAtaccaaaatatcttaaagATACTTGAGTATCTCAAGACTTCCGCATACTTTCAAAGGCACGAAACTGCCAACtcattggcaaaaaaaaaaaaaaaccgaaataaattattaattattgatATTACAATGAGAAACCCAAACGAGAAGCTTTTTACGCTCAATTTGGTGTCTCACCAAGAAAACAAactcaaaaataaacaaaaaaaattgaaaacaaacaataaaaaactgaaaaaaccaCAGATCGTGACGtgatttgtattttgtattattttttgttggcattaaattgttattgtaggttgttgtaccgaaaaaaaaaaccgaaaacttGGAGGTCAAGTTCAGGGAGCAcctggtttttggtttttatttatttttcatcttcagttttttttttttttggatattgAAGGTGTCAGAGTTTGTTTAAGAACTTAGttagtttttaatgtttaGGTGATTTTACGGAAGAGATAGTTCAATAGCTATATAATTTCTTCTATATAAAAGATAGAAAAAAGTTTAAGGAAgcataaattgaaaatatactTTTTCAAGCTCTATCTTATAGTCCAATTAGTATGAATGACCTattgtctttgttttttgtcgCCCCTTTATttgtcattaattttttgtaatttaaaaaagGTGACACCAAGCTATTTGGACCTTGAAGGTCGGCGGCAGAAGCTATATAGATCTGATTTATGGTAATCACACCAGCGTCTTCACCTTGTCTAATTGCAGATACCCTCGATAATTGGATTCCTGAACTTGGACTGACGACAAAAATCTACGAAAATATCATTGAAGAATGAAGAATTCAGAGAGCCAAGGCTGAAGCCATGAATCATGAGAATTATAGCTGAAAACAACGAtctttttaatcaaaaatgaataagaaataaatcaaTCAATAAATGAGAAATGTGAAAAGAattcttggttttttttgcgAAAAGCCTAAAATTATGCTTTGGTTTTTGTTACAAATAATTGTTCCAATTAATGGTTTTATGGACTCTCTTACATAATATTAGTAATTAGTAATGATATTTCCCCCACTGTAGTCACTAACTAATAGTTGGTAGAATTTCTCAACACTCTCCGTTGGCATTATTTGGGTTTGAATGACAGGAGTGACTCGTACCTTACTGCGAGTTTGTCGAAAAATTTTTGGGATTTTCGGAGAGAAATGGGGAAAAAGCAAAGTAGGTAATAATGACGGCacgcacaaaaaaatatgtaaagcCGAGCGACGATCTGAACTGTGAACTGGCTACTACCATCCTAGGCCGGCGGCAATCCTCACCACATCCGTATCCAAGTCCGTGCTCGCATCCCAGTCGGTCGAGTGCCCAGAAATCAAATACCCggaacaggaacaggaccaggaccaggacctgGAAGGAGGCTATTCATATTATTGATCAGAGAGGCAAACAAATCCATAGACCAGTTGCAACCGGGAAGAATTGGAAGCTGTCCTCGAGGAACTCTTCCCGGAGGCAGAAGAAATGTATTCGGCGGTGAAGCCGTtgtccaaatatttgcaatTCAAGTCGATCCGGATCTACGACTCCGTCTTCACCATTCATTCCAAGTGCACCGTGGTTATCCTGTTGACCTGCTCCCTGCTCCTATCCGCCCGCCAGTACTTCGGCGATCCCATTCAGTGCATCAGCGAGGAGAAGAACATAGAGTATATTCAGTCCTACTGCTGGACCATGGGCACCTACATCCTCAAGCTGGACAACTACAGTGAGAAGCAGCTGCAGTTGCCGCCGCCGCCCCAGGAGTCTGGGGATGCCTCTGCGACTTCCTCTttcggctccggctccggctccggctccggctccgacTCCTCCTCCACAGGCTCAGCCTCATCCGCCGCACAAACCCCTGGCCGGTCCAGGACGAGATTCAGGACCCGACCAAGATCCAGTCTGCGCCGGTTGGCGGACTACAATGAGGCCTATGCCCGGGCCATGTCCATTGCCGAGGGAGTGGGTCCCGAGATCCGGGGTAAGACGCAGCGGGAATACCTGCGCTACTACCAGTGGGTGATCATCCTGCTGCTCTTCCAGTCGTTCATCTTCTACTTCCCGTCGTGCCTGTGGAAGGTGTGGGAGGGGCAGCGCCTCAAACAGCTCTGCTCGGAGGTGGGGGAGGCCCTGCTCTCGGAGGAGACCTACAACACCCGACTGCGGCTCCTGGTGAAGTACTTCACCACCGACTACGAGGACATGCACTTTTGCTACATGGCCAAGTACGTGTTCTGCGAGGTCCTCAACTGCTTCATCAGTGTGAGTAAGACCCAGCCCAGCACTTCCTACCAATAACACTAATATTActcttaataataataataatacttgATAATAACACCACCCCACCACAGATAGTTAACATTATCGTGCTGGAGGTCTTCCTGAACGGATTCTGGACCAAGTACCTGTACGCCATGGCCACGATTCCGTTCTATGACTGGGACCGGTGGAACCGTGTCTCCTCCAGTGTCTTCCCCAAAATAGCCAAGTGCGAGGTCCTCAAGTTCGGGGCTAGTGGAACGGCCAACATCATGGACAATCTCTGCATCCTGCCGCTGAACATATTGAACGAGAAGATCTTCGTGTTCCTGTGGGCCTGGTTCCTCCTGATGGCCCTGATGTCCGGCCTGAATTTGGTCTGTCGCGTGGCGATGATTATCAGCAAGACCCTAAGAGAGCAGATGATCCGGAGCCAGTTGAGGTTCATGAAGAAGCGGCATGTCCAGAGGGCGCTGAGGGATCTGACGATCGGGGACTGGTTCCTCCTGATGAAGGTCAGTGTGAATGTGAATCCGATGCTCTTCCGGGATCTGATGCAGGAGTTGTGCGAGTTGCGGACCTCCTCGTCGAGCAGTATAATCGAGAGCCATGTCTAGACCTTCTATATCCTTTTGGGAAAGGACCTGGAGTGAGAAGCACTGGATCAAAAGGAGCTGGATCAGAGGAACAGGATAAGTGGCAGGAGTAGTAGTATCGCCTGTATCGAACGAACCAGAATCACGAGTCGCCCCTCCTCGAGGAGGGTTCAAACTCTTAACTGACGTCGCCGTCGTTTGTTAATTTCTTAGTAATTTGTTTTGCTTCATGTACTtgtggatatatatatatatatttctctcTCCAATTTCTGCCAAGCGATCGTGTTTGTGTCTCCAGTAGAATCAAACAGAGGAGAGGCCTATCAAGAAATCATAAACTATGAGATTGTTTGCCAAATATTCATTTTGATAGTAAGAGAGACTTGTAATTAATTGTCTAAGatctcattttatttttatatatccCAGTGCCAACCCAAAAATAATAGCAAAAATCTGTAAAATCTATTGTACCTAtagcttaaaaattaaattattttgaaatcggAACAGAGagtgatttaattttttgataatttcCCAGAGATAGTGCCTGATAGTGGTTGTGAGGACTTTCGTTCAACCAAAGTGCCTGTATCTCTGGGAAAGTTGGGTGACTCATGGGTGTCACTCAAAGCCCATTTGGAAGGTAAAGAGGTGCTTTTAATCTTGTTATTGTTTATTCTTCAATTAATACAATTTGTTACAGAAAGACTTGCAGTACTTTTGCTCCTTAAACTCCCTTTATATTATATGTACATGGCTTATAACTCTGAGTCTTATAAAGactaattttgaaaaaaatcccCCTTagataaaaatcaaatttcttTTGACACTTGATTTTTCCTCACATGCCTACAattttttatctatttttttttacacaaCACAATATTAGAACATTGTAAGAAATCCAAATAGTTATAATTCATTTTGCGAAATATTTGCTCGGCATTTGCTTTTTTGGGCTGACTTTGTTGCCATTTTGGCCATAAGTGTGCATTGTTTATGGCCATGTGACTAGTTTCTGCTGtaatttcgaaattttttatatttttctgagACGATCCCCCTTTTGACGGGTTtttttcggcattgttttgcgAACATTTGCAACGCAACTGGCTCGCGTTTTGGGCCGCCTTCTGCGCCTCTTGCCAAGACTCTCGAATCACACAAACTCACTCGCATGTGAATGAATGTaaatattattcaaaaaagaaacagaagaGACTCATTTAATGCATGCCCAGCACTCACGTGGGGGATATCAGTCCATCTCAGAGTGACTCACTTGCCGGCCGATAAACGCAGTTCCCCTGAAAACTGGGGATTAATTTATGTCTTGGCCTATCAAGGAACACCAAGTGCTAATACTGACGtttaatggtttgattttgcactttttttttaaagttagtttagttatttattattcaaaatttaaaacttaattttttatttaaaaaaagtattcAAATACGAGATTTAAAATGTATAGAAGAGATTTTAAGAAAATCAAGATacattttagaaaaatatatttttgaatggTACTCCAACTACTTTAAACttgtttttgaaaattgtagAAAATTCCTGTAAATTCCttatatttgaaataaattaattttaagattAATTTGATTTAACATAATTCtactaatttattaatattacttCCTTGTGCGATACTTCGTAGTTGTTTTTCTTGAAATTTCCAACTGCTTccaaacaaatttaaaataaaagcataAGATAATATTTTGGTATTggttttgaaatgtttttgaACGAATATTGAGCCcaagttattaaaaaaaaaatatatatattattttccgAATAGTTGCCAGGATatggaatatttattttgtttgttgcttTGCACCTGGCATTTTTTTGGAGTGTGAGGTATCTGGTATTCGAAGTGAGCTACCCTTTAGTTTTTATGGGCTTTTGGGGTCTCTCCCTTTCCGTTTGACGTTTGCGTGGGTTGTGGGTTGTTGCCTCTGCCTCGGTCGACTTCAgcagaggcagcagcagcagcagcagcagaggcagagacagcagcagaggcagcaacagcagcagaggTGCGACCGGTGTTTCTTCAGCTTTAGTTTTTGGTTACATCTATTTTCCATTGCTATTCCTATTCCGATTCGGTATTGTTTTGCTTtggttttaggttttttttgaATCTgatagttttagtttttttttgtttattttttgttgttgttgttgctgttgctgttggtgttggtgttgcatTGTTTGTTGGTTGGTTGTTGGCGTGTTTTGTGTGCCAGTTGGCCAGTTAGTTGCTGGGCTTTTGATTTTTAGTCGCCTGTCAACCGCCGTTCCATTCCGTTcgctttgcttttgttttgcctttattttttttgctctcaactttttagcattttaacattttagcttttatttgattgtatttaagccagtATTTAACTGGCTCTATTTTAACTGTTTCTCGGTTTCGGTTTTGTTAATTTCTTGTTGATTTTTGATGCGATGTGCGAACGCCGCGgggcatttaattaaatcgcGTACGTGACGATTGCACTGCCAGTTGCAATTtctgcagttgctgttgcatctgcatctgcaacaccaacaccagcaacagcaacagcaacaccagcaacagcaacagccacaACAGCAATATCAATAGTCACTGTGCTATCAGCGAGAATTGCAATTGCAGTTGCATTTCTGCAATTTGCAGTTTGCAGTTTGTAGTTAGTTTGCCAAGTGGCCCAGTGAGTAATTCACTTCGTAATTGGGCCCGAAGAGATACCAAAATCAAAAGCAAACATCGATCCAACCGTTTTTAGCAGAGACCCTAGAGGAAAGCttacaaataaaattgtttaaaaaagtgtgagaaaaattcggataaaagaatataaaaaaaatatattaaataatatctataaacattaaaaaaatataaaattgtgtaataatattgaaaaatatttaataacaattaaataacaatatatatatccaaTCATACAACtcaaaaactatatttttaaaaccaaaaatgATTTAGTATCTTTAATAGCCCTAATACAAGTTATGTAAACTTAtttacattaaaaaaataaattaaaaacaatatttaattgcTGA contains:
- the LOC6498807 gene encoding innexin inx5 isoform X2, which codes for MYSAVKPLSKYLQFKSIRIYDSVFTIHSKCTVVILLTCSLLLSARQYFGDPIQCISEEKNIEYIQSYCWTMGTYILKLDNYSEKQLQLPPPPQESGDASATSSFGSGSGSGSGSDSSSTGSASSAAQTPGRSRTRFRTRPRSSLRRLADYNEAYARAMSIAEGVGPEIRGKTQREYLRYYQWVIILLLFQSFIFYFPSCLWKVWEGQRLKQLCSEVGEALLSEETYNTRLRLLVKYFTTDYEDMHFCYMAK
- the LOC6498807 gene encoding innexin inx5 isoform X1; the protein is MYSAVKPLSKYLQFKSIRIYDSVFTIHSKCTVVILLTCSLLLSARQYFGDPIQCISEEKNIEYIQSYCWTMGTYILKLDNYSEKQLQLPPPPQESGDASATSSFGSGSGSGSGSDSSSTGSASSAAQTPGRSRTRFRTRPRSSLRRLADYNEAYARAMSIAEGVGPEIRGKTQREYLRYYQWVIILLLFQSFIFYFPSCLWKVWEGQRLKQLCSEVGEALLSEETYNTRLRLLVKYFTTDYEDMHFCYMAKYVFCEVLNCFISIVNIIVLEVFLNGFWTKYLYAMATIPFYDWDRWNRVSSSVFPKIAKCEVLKFGASGTANIMDNLCILPLNILNEKIFVFLWAWFLLMALMSGLNLVCRVAMIISKTLREQMIRSQLRFMKKRHVQRALRDLTIGDWFLLMKVSVNVNPMLFRDLMQELCELRTSSSSSIIESHV